Proteins encoded together in one Plasmodium cynomolgi strain B DNA, chromosome 9, whole genome shotgun sequence window:
- a CDS encoding Pdx2 protein (putative), with the protein VRNKEELSTCDGLVIPGGESTTLRKCFAYDNDALYNVRIANWRGTCVRLIPLTALREFIHVKKKPVWGTCAGCILLSNNVQNNETQSQAYGKKFSLGGLDITISRNYYGSQNDSFICSLNVHSESSAFKKNLRGACIRAPYIQKIHSDQVHTLATFSHETAGPNIIAAVEQNNCLGMVFHPELMPYSSFHQYFYEKVKNSKK; encoded by the exons GTTAGAAATAAAGAGGAGCTGAGCACCTGTGACGGTCTGGTGATACCTGGCGGGGAGTCCACAACATTGAGGAAGTGTTTCGCCTACGATAACGATGCCTTATACAACGTAAGGATTGCCAACTGGCGCGGAACGTGCGTGCGGTTGATTCCCCTAACG GCCTTAAGGGAGTTCATCCACGTCAAGAAGAAACCCGTATGGGGGACCTGTGCGG GCTGCATCCTCCTCTCGAACAACGTGCAGAACAATGAGACGCAGAGCCAAGCatacggaaaaaaattttccttggGAGGCCTGGACATCACCATAAGCCGGAACTATTACGGCTCGCAG AACGACAGCTTCATATGCTCACTGAATGTACACTCAGAAAGCAGTGCCTTCAAGAAGAATTTGCGCGGGGCTTGTATACGAGCCCCTTACATACAGAAAATTCACTCGGACCAG GTTCACACACTCGCGACATTTTCGCACGAAACCGCCGGTCCAAATATAATAGCTG CTGTCGAACAGAACAACTGCTTGGGGATGGTTTTCCACCCAGAGCTAATGCCGTACAGTTCCTTTCATCAGTATTTTTACGAGAAGGtgaaaaatagtaaaaagtGA